The following proteins are co-located in the Armatimonadota bacterium genome:
- a CDS encoding CRTAC1 family protein: MTDQVFPYPVRPLYGESHGQSWGFIAVGDYDGDGWDDLYINEMSMVHTVEHQNIHGRPQSGYLLRNTGGRFVDETYKLPVIDEDTEHRHAAVWCDFDNDGDEDLLLGTGMDDEFPLGHPERMTGNLDVWLRNDGTHFTDVSRQVTVEGYDTRHSKVFHGYTCADVDGNGWPDILLQNKKAPEVYGSGGTPVFRLYLNLGGFRYREAAAERGFKDTEYPTSNIDPWGLGCYDFNGVRGMDCRSAGGNLGRWILNKGGGFFDVHTGVYRPIADLNAYSNDLAWADYNGDGLIDHSDAGLTQIVRIFVNNGSTVHNDGMADSTKAAASNRVRLRSTAALDADNDGDADLFVTVEGSGPQTPDGWTTKAPDLFFRNDNMTFVEMARQVGLDGGICVGKRADSRPADHCAGGGGAAVVDYDRDGRLDLVVSYTPWFKPAGGVERVRVYRNVTQNPGNWIGVIVQGRRSLGSRVTVEACGKTHVRQVVNDTHHLAQNTRAIHVGLGGCTNRPYVVIQWSDGAVTRTYLSRNRYHLVRR, translated from the coding sequence GTGACGGATCAGGTTTTCCCCTATCCGGTCCGACCTCTTTACGGTGAGAGCCACGGGCAATCCTGGGGCTTCATTGCGGTGGGGGACTACGACGGGGACGGCTGGGACGACCTCTACATCAATGAGATGAGCATGGTCCACACCGTAGAGCACCAGAACATTCACGGGCGGCCTCAATCCGGATATCTCCTGCGGAATACGGGAGGCCGATTCGTGGACGAAACCTACAAATTGCCGGTTATTGATGAGGACACGGAGCACCGGCATGCGGCGGTGTGGTGCGATTTCGACAACGACGGGGATGAGGATTTGCTTTTGGGCACCGGGATGGACGACGAATTCCCCTTGGGACATCCGGAGCGCATGACCGGAAATCTGGACGTGTGGCTCCGGAACGACGGCACCCACTTCACCGACGTGAGCCGGCAGGTGACCGTGGAAGGGTACGACACCCGGCACAGCAAGGTGTTCCACGGGTACACCTGTGCGGATGTAGACGGGAACGGGTGGCCCGACATTCTCCTCCAGAACAAAAAGGCCCCGGAGGTGTACGGGAGCGGGGGGACTCCCGTCTTCCGTTTGTACCTGAATCTGGGGGGCTTTCGTTATCGGGAGGCCGCGGCGGAACGGGGCTTCAAGGACACGGAATACCCCACAAGCAACATTGATCCCTGGGGCTTGGGTTGCTATGACTTCAACGGGGTCCGAGGCATGGACTGCCGTTCTGCAGGGGGGAATCTGGGCCGCTGGATCCTCAATAAAGGCGGCGGGTTCTTCGATGTCCACACGGGAGTATACCGGCCTATTGCGGACCTCAACGCCTACAGCAACGACCTCGCCTGGGCCGACTACAACGGGGACGGGCTCATTGACCATTCGGATGCCGGATTGACACAGATCGTGCGGATCTTCGTCAACAACGGGTCCACGGTCCACAATGATGGGATGGCCGATTCCACTAAGGCAGCGGCTTCGAATCGGGTGCGCCTGCGCAGCACTGCTGCCTTGGATGCCGACAACGATGGGGATGCGGATCTCTTCGTCACGGTCGAAGGTTCGGGTCCGCAGACGCCGGATGGATGGACGACCAAGGCTCCGGATCTGTTCTTCCGCAACGACAATATGACATTCGTGGAAATGGCCAGGCAGGTCGGACTAGACGGCGGAATTTGCGTGGGTAAGCGGGCGGATTCTCGGCCCGCGGATCACTGCGCGGGAGGTGGCGGGGCTGCGGTCGTCGACTACGACCGGGATGGCCGGCTGGATCTTGTGGTTTCCTACACGCCCTGGTTCAAGCCTGCCGGGGGTGTGGAGCGGGTGCGGGTGTACCGCAACGTGACCCAGAATCCCGGGAACTGGATCGGGGTGATCGTACAGGGCAGGAGATCTTTGGGGAGTCGTGTTACGGTTGAGGCGTGCGGGAAAACCCACGTCCGGCAAGTGGTGAACGACACGCATCATCTGGCCCAGAACACGCGGGCGATCCACGTGGGGTTGGGAGGGTGCACGAACCGACCTTATGTGGTCATCCAGTGGTCGGACGGGGCTGTGACCCGGACCTACCTTAGCCGGAACCGGTACCACCTGGTGAGGCGGTGA
- a CDS encoding aminomethyl transferase family protein, with amino-acid sequence MGATAPVESLQTLLDRVPSLVDHLYRNPKGALRAIFQLFPPAVLPPEFTNWRDEQRARRESVALLDQSFHMSNLSLRGPDALRLLESLAINSFRNFGPNRAKQFVACSPEGYVIGDNILYGLEEDSAVLVGSEVVQNWVTYHAETGGYRVRVERDPAWSVNPTGRRTEYRFQVEGPKALALLEKATGGPLPEVKFFHWTWLVIAGRRVRALRHSMAGVPGMELSGPWEDREVVRTALVEAGREFGLREVGSLAYLSSGGLESGWVPNPLPAIYTSPDLRAYREWLPATGQEARGSLGGSFYSPRIEDYYLTPWELGFEHILRFDHDFVGRLALEERARERHRRKVTLVWHPEDTAQVFGSLLRPGPMAKYLDLPWLHYATWQYDRVLSPRGEPVGLSLYAGYTSNERAVVALAVVDADYSQPGTEVVLVWGEDGGGARSAAWVEPHVPVEIRATVAPVPISQAARQYRAAMRSGR; translated from the coding sequence ATGGGGGCGACAGCACCTGTGGAGAGTCTGCAGACGCTCCTGGACCGGGTGCCGAGTCTGGTCGATCACCTGTACCGGAATCCCAAGGGGGCGCTGCGGGCCATCTTTCAGCTGTTTCCGCCCGCGGTCCTGCCGCCGGAATTCACCAACTGGCGGGACGAACAGCGGGCCCGGCGGGAGTCCGTGGCCCTCCTGGACCAATCGTTTCACATGAGCAACCTGTCCCTGAGGGGGCCGGATGCCCTGCGGCTGCTGGAAAGTCTGGCCATCAACAGTTTCCGGAACTTCGGCCCGAACCGGGCAAAGCAGTTCGTGGCGTGCTCCCCGGAAGGATACGTGATCGGGGACAACATCCTCTACGGGCTGGAAGAGGATTCGGCGGTGCTGGTCGGCTCCGAGGTCGTCCAGAACTGGGTGACCTACCACGCGGAGACCGGCGGGTACCGGGTTCGGGTGGAGCGGGACCCCGCATGGTCCGTGAACCCCACCGGACGGCGGACGGAGTACCGGTTCCAGGTGGAGGGTCCGAAGGCCCTGGCCCTGCTGGAGAAGGCCACGGGAGGGCCGCTGCCGGAGGTGAAGTTCTTCCACTGGACGTGGCTTGTCATCGCGGGGCGGAGGGTACGGGCGTTGCGGCACAGTATGGCAGGAGTCCCGGGCATGGAGCTCTCGGGCCCGTGGGAGGACCGAGAGGTGGTGCGGACTGCCCTCGTGGAGGCTGGCAGGGAGTTCGGCCTCCGGGAGGTGGGCTCCCTCGCGTACCTCTCCAGCGGCGGGCTGGAGTCCGGGTGGGTCCCCAATCCACTTCCCGCCATCTACACCAGCCCTGACCTGCGCGCCTACCGGGAGTGGCTTCCGGCCACCGGTCAGGAGGCCAGGGGATCTCTGGGGGGGAGTTTCTACTCGCCCCGCATCGAGGACTACTACCTGACCCCCTGGGAGTTGGGATTCGAGCACATTCTCCGGTTCGATCACGACTTCGTGGGGCGGCTCGCCCTGGAGGAGCGGGCCCGGGAGCGGCATCGGAGGAAGGTGACCCTCGTCTGGCACCCGGAGGACACCGCCCAGGTCTTCGGTTCTCTCCTGCGCCCGGGGCCGATGGCGAAGTACCTGGATCTCCCCTGGCTTCACTACGCCACCTGGCAATACGACAGGGTCCTGAGCCCGCGGGGGGAGCCGGTGGGTCTCTCCCTGTATGCTGGCTACACCTCAAACGAGCGCGCGGTGGTGGCTCTGGCGGTGGTCGACGCGGATTACAGCCAGCCCGGGACGGAAGTGGTCCTCGTGTGGGGCGAGGACGGCGGAGGTGCTCGCAGCGCGGCGTGGGTGGAACCGCACGTCCCCGTGGAGATCCGGGCCACGGTGGCTCCGGTCCCCATCAGCCAGGCGGCCCGGCAGTACCGGGCCGCCATGCGGTCCGGACGCTAG
- the rpsU gene encoding 30S ribosomal protein S21 produces MATVRVGKDESLDSALKRFRREVQRSGILVEAKRHEHYEKPSDRRRRKLAKRARKQKAKSR; encoded by the coding sequence TTGGCCACGGTTCGCGTGGGGAAGGACGAGTCCCTGGACAGCGCCCTCAAGCGGTTCCGCCGGGAGGTCCAACGGTCGGGGATCCTCGTGGAGGCCAAGCGGCATGAGCACTACGAGAAGCCCAGTGACCGGCGGCGCCGCAAGCTGGCCAAGCGGGCCCGCAAGCAGAAGGCGAAGTCCAGGTAG
- a CDS encoding GatB/YqeY domain-containing protein: MTLLERLGEDLKQALKARDTIRVSTLRLARAALHNAEIQRGRPLTDEEAQEVLRLEARRRKEAIEAFRRAGREEMAHREELELAVLLEYLPAPLSREELRRIVQEAIQKLGARTERDAGRVIGAVMREVRGRAEGRDVERLVREALGSGP; this comes from the coding sequence ATGACCCTTCTGGAACGGCTGGGAGAGGATCTCAAACAGGCCCTCAAGGCGAGGGATACGATTCGGGTCTCCACCCTGAGGCTCGCCCGGGCCGCCCTGCACAACGCGGAGATCCAGCGGGGCCGTCCCCTCACGGACGAGGAGGCCCAGGAGGTCCTGCGGCTCGAAGCCCGGCGCCGGAAGGAGGCCATCGAGGCCTTCCGCCGGGCCGGGCGGGAGGAGATGGCCCACCGGGAGGAGCTGGAGCTTGCGGTGCTCCTGGAGTACCTCCCTGCCCCGCTCTCCAGGGAGGAACTCCGGAGGATCGTGCAGGAGGCGATCCAGAAGCTCGGAGCCCGCACGGAACGGGACGCGGGCCGGGTAATCGGAGCGGTGATGCGGGAGGTTCGGGGCAGGGCCGAGGGCCGGGACGTGGAACGTCTGGTGCGGGAGGCCCTCGGGTCCGGACCATAG
- a CDS encoding NUDIX domain-containing protein: MTRKRLRRSVPKSRSWKRAVSAGGVVFRPGPSGPEVLLLLHRNGRWMLPKGTVEAGETEEEVARREVGEEAGVHNLRLVADLGEERYRFYWPPEKTFYDKTVRYYLLEWLGGEEPRPQAEEGFVEARWVPLDEAVERVRYRETREILLRAREILKAQEAET, encoded by the coding sequence ATGACCAGGAAGCGCTTGCGGCGGTCGGTCCCCAAATCGCGGAGCTGGAAGCGGGCGGTGAGCGCGGGCGGGGTGGTGTTCCGTCCCGGTCCCTCCGGCCCGGAGGTCCTGCTGCTCCTCCACCGCAACGGCCGGTGGATGCTCCCCAAGGGGACCGTGGAGGCAGGGGAGACGGAGGAGGAGGTTGCCCGCCGGGAGGTGGGGGAGGAGGCCGGAGTACACAACCTCCGGCTGGTGGCAGACCTCGGCGAGGAACGTTATCGGTTCTACTGGCCCCCGGAGAAGACCTTCTACGACAAGACCGTGCGCTACTACCTCCTGGAGTGGCTGGGCGGAGAGGAGCCCAGGCCGCAGGCGGAGGAGGGGTTCGTGGAAGCCCGTTGGGTTCCCCTGGACGAGGCGGTGGAGCGGGTAAGGTACAGGGAGACGCGCGAGATCCTGCTTCGAGCCCGGGAGATCCTGAAGGCCCAGGAGGCGGAGACGTGA
- a CDS encoding aminotransferase class III-fold pyridoxal phosphate-dependent enzyme, whose amino-acid sequence MREPAIGTADLVEDTFRKYAEHVNPGLVKLWRFAGIETLEWEAEGAVVRDVHGREYLDFSGGPAVFVLGHRHPRVVQAVVEQIQRMPMSVRALPRRSEAELAALLAEITPGDLRYAFFCNSGAEAVEGAIKLARLATGKPGIIATEGAFHGKTLGALSATGREKYRKPFEPLVPGFRHIPFGDPEALEEAIDGDTAAFLVEPIQAEGGVRIPPDDYLGRVREICDRRGILLIVDEVQTGMGRTGRMFACEHAGITPDILTLAKGLGGGVMPIGAFVARPHLWEAFATDPYLHSSTFGGNPAACAAAIATIRVLLEERLPERAADLGAFLLEGLRSLADRYPDLVREVRGKGLLLGVEFVDPDVALLCAAEALRRGVIFYFALNRPEVIRIAPPLVITREQIGTALACVDAALGATREMLESLRSAG is encoded by the coding sequence GTGAGGGAGCCTGCGATCGGAACCGCGGACCTGGTGGAGGATACCTTCCGGAAATACGCGGAGCACGTGAACCCGGGGCTCGTGAAACTGTGGCGGTTCGCGGGGATCGAGACCCTGGAGTGGGAGGCCGAGGGCGCGGTGGTCCGGGACGTCCACGGCCGGGAGTACCTGGACTTCTCCGGCGGCCCCGCGGTCTTCGTCCTGGGCCACCGGCACCCGCGGGTGGTCCAGGCGGTCGTGGAGCAGATCCAGCGCATGCCCATGTCCGTGCGGGCCCTGCCCCGGCGGTCGGAGGCGGAGCTCGCGGCGCTCTTGGCCGAGATCACGCCCGGAGACCTCCGCTACGCCTTCTTCTGCAACAGCGGCGCGGAAGCGGTGGAAGGAGCCATCAAGCTGGCCCGCCTGGCCACCGGGAAGCCCGGCATCATCGCCACGGAGGGAGCCTTCCACGGAAAGACCCTGGGGGCCCTTTCCGCCACGGGCCGGGAGAAGTACCGAAAGCCTTTTGAGCCCCTCGTGCCCGGGTTCCGGCACATCCCCTTCGGAGATCCCGAGGCCCTGGAGGAGGCCATTGACGGGGATACCGCGGCCTTCCTGGTGGAGCCCATCCAGGCGGAGGGCGGAGTGCGGATCCCGCCGGACGACTACCTCGGCCGGGTGCGGGAGATCTGCGACCGCAGAGGGATCCTCCTCATCGTGGACGAGGTGCAGACCGGGATGGGCCGCACGGGCCGGATGTTCGCGTGCGAGCACGCGGGCATCACTCCCGACATCCTCACCCTGGCGAAGGGACTCGGGGGCGGGGTGATGCCCATCGGGGCGTTCGTGGCCCGCCCCCACCTCTGGGAGGCCTTCGCCACCGATCCCTACCTGCACTCCTCCACCTTTGGGGGGAATCCCGCGGCCTGCGCGGCAGCCATCGCCACCATCCGGGTTCTGCTTGAGGAGCGTCTGCCGGAGCGGGCCGCGGATCTCGGCGCGTTCCTGCTGGAAGGCCTGCGTTCCCTTGCCGACCGCTATCCGGACCTCGTGCGGGAGGTGCGCGGGAAGGGCCTGCTCCTGGGAGTGGAATTCGTGGACCCGGACGTGGCGTTGCTGTGTGCCGCGGAGGCCCTGCGGCGGGGAGTGATCTTTTACTTCGCCCTCAACCGGCCCGAGGTGATCCGCATCGCCCCACCCCTGGTCATCACCCGGGAGCAGATCGGAACCGCCCTGGCGTGCGTGGACGCGGCCCTGGGAGCCACGCGGGAGATGCTGGAGAGCCTCCGATCTGCCGGATGA
- a CDS encoding Xaa-Pro peptidase family protein: MIPREEYRERQERVRAGMRSSGLRALVVVSGPFYERPGDVAYLSGHFPPFPTSEAEPPIAGMGYAAVVLDHRETVLLVDTPRYRAEEVVADEVRVGPDLWGALVEVLRERAAGEVGVVGTDVAPLEMARRLEEAGFQTIPADGLLRSLRRRKSAAEVDLLRRAVACAREGLVAACTACLPGTSEQEVCATGVAAALRAGADFVRYLRVHSGPWSAWTTRWPPATDRRLIKSDLVLLDLVGAREGYHFDVLRTTLVGFDALPWQRVLLEATQRALARALESIRPGVQVHEVVAAALGAYEEAGLGGHASTFLGHGIGLETVEAPYLRPGSAVRLEEGMVLCVEPSVCLPGRGGACIEEEVVVTREGCEVLTGDIPRLLWA; encoded by the coding sequence ATGATCCCGCGGGAGGAGTACCGGGAACGACAGGAACGCGTCCGGGCGGGCATGCGGAGCTCGGGACTGCGGGCCCTGGTGGTGGTCTCCGGGCCGTTTTACGAGCGGCCCGGAGATGTGGCCTATCTCAGCGGCCACTTCCCTCCCTTCCCCACCTCCGAGGCCGAGCCCCCCATCGCCGGGATGGGATACGCGGCCGTGGTCCTGGACCACCGGGAGACGGTGCTCCTCGTGGACACGCCCCGCTACCGGGCCGAGGAGGTGGTGGCGGATGAGGTGCGGGTGGGTCCGGACCTGTGGGGGGCGCTGGTGGAGGTTCTCCGGGAGCGAGCTGCGGGGGAGGTCGGAGTCGTGGGCACGGACGTGGCTCCCCTGGAGATGGCCCGTCGACTGGAGGAAGCCGGGTTCCAGACGATCCCCGCGGACGGCCTCCTCCGGTCCCTGCGCCGGCGCAAGAGTGCTGCGGAGGTGGATCTGCTGCGGCGGGCCGTGGCGTGCGCCCGGGAGGGGCTCGTGGCCGCCTGTACGGCGTGCCTCCCGGGAACATCCGAACAGGAGGTCTGCGCGACAGGGGTTGCCGCGGCCCTCCGGGCCGGCGCGGATTTCGTGCGGTACCTCCGGGTGCACTCCGGTCCGTGGAGCGCGTGGACCACCCGCTGGCCGCCCGCCACGGACCGCAGGCTCATCAAGAGCGATCTCGTGCTCCTGGACCTCGTGGGTGCCCGGGAGGGCTATCACTTCGACGTCCTGCGCACAACCCTGGTGGGCTTCGATGCGCTGCCCTGGCAGCGCGTGCTCCTGGAGGCCACCCAGCGGGCCCTGGCCCGGGCTCTTGAGAGCATTCGCCCGGGGGTTCAGGTGCATGAGGTGGTGGCCGCGGCTCTGGGGGCCTACGAGGAGGCGGGCTTGGGCGGGCATGCCTCGACGTTCCTCGGCCACGGGATCGGGCTGGAAACCGTGGAAGCTCCCTACCTCCGGCCCGGGAGCGCGGTGCGGCTGGAGGAGGGGATGGTGCTGTGCGTGGAGCCCTCCGTCTGCCTGCCGGGCCGGGGCGGGGCGTGCATCGAGGAGGAGGTGGTGGTGACCCGGGAGGGGTGCGAGGTGCTCACGGGCGACATCCCACGCCTCCTGTGGGCGTGA
- a CDS encoding MraY family glycosyltransferase, whose amino-acid sequence MAGVLLAFFCALGLALLVTPAAAWAARRLGILDLPAPRKLHRTPTPLLGGAAVYLAFSSATLMWARPVNDLHVILLLAGAAAFALIGIVDDVRGVGAAKLAAEAAVVVLIVGLGDFRIGLPWPYAGHLLAAGWIVGLANALNCLDCADGTASGAAAVSAVALALLAIFLHRWAVATTAAALAGASLGFLRYNFPPARIFLGDSGSLMLGFLLAALSAALATSLDSAWEILALGVILALPAWDFLLVHWRRYRKGLRNPIQIMVSTGKDHLPHRLLHSGLRPHEVVLRICGLSAVLGAGGLGMALWGSVGAAVSAAIVGGTTLVLNFGRPERVGLNGARTRKT is encoded by the coding sequence GTGGCGGGCGTACTCCTTGCCTTCTTCTGCGCGCTAGGGCTGGCACTCCTGGTCACGCCCGCGGCCGCGTGGGCGGCCCGAAGGCTCGGGATCCTGGACCTCCCTGCGCCCCGCAAGCTCCACCGCACGCCGACGCCGCTCCTGGGCGGGGCGGCGGTCTACCTGGCCTTCAGCTCGGCCACCCTGATGTGGGCGCGGCCCGTGAACGACCTGCACGTGATCCTGCTGCTGGCGGGAGCCGCGGCCTTTGCCCTGATCGGAATCGTGGACGACGTGCGGGGCGTGGGGGCCGCGAAGCTCGCGGCGGAAGCCGCGGTGGTGGTGCTCATCGTGGGGCTGGGTGATTTCCGGATCGGGCTTCCCTGGCCGTATGCGGGCCACCTCCTGGCCGCGGGCTGGATCGTGGGCTTGGCGAACGCCCTCAACTGCCTGGACTGCGCGGACGGGACGGCCTCCGGGGCCGCGGCGGTGAGCGCGGTGGCGCTGGCCCTCCTCGCCATCTTCCTCCACCGGTGGGCGGTCGCCACCACGGCCGCGGCCCTGGCCGGGGCGTCGTTGGGGTTTCTGCGCTACAACTTCCCGCCCGCCCGCATCTTCCTCGGGGACTCCGGAAGCCTCATGCTGGGGTTCCTCCTGGCAGCCCTGAGCGCGGCGCTGGCCACCAGCCTGGACTCCGCCTGGGAGATCCTCGCCCTGGGCGTGATCCTGGCGCTCCCGGCCTGGGACTTCCTGCTGGTGCACTGGCGGCGCTACCGGAAGGGGCTGCGGAACCCCATCCAAATCATGGTCTCCACCGGCAAGGACCACCTGCCTCACCGGCTGTTGCATTCAGGGCTGCGGCCGCACGAGGTGGTGCTGCGCATCTGCGGACTCAGCGCGGTGCTGGGAGCCGGAGGGTTGGGGATGGCCCTGTGGGGATCGGTGGGTGCCGCGGTCTCAGCGGCCATCGTGGGCGGGACGACCCTCGTCCTGAACTTCGGGCGGCCGGAGCGCGTAGGGCTGAACGGGGCCAGAACACGGAAGACCTGA
- a CDS encoding DegT/DnrJ/EryC1/StrS family aminotransferase, with protein MSPHGAVVQHSRPTLDEADVRAVAEVLRSGQIAQGEVTRRFEEAVARFVGVRGGVATSSGTAALHLALVALGVGPGDEVILPSYTCVALLQAARYVGATPKLVDLEPDGYNLSVEEVRRVITRRTRALLIPHMFGFAADIEALRGLEIPVIEDIAQALGTTVRGRPVGSFGDVAVCSFYATKVITTGEGGMVLSNSDLLLRRVREMRDYDGRRRLGVRFNYKITDFQAALGLSQVHKLPALLDRRRRLAVRYAERVRALGLRPPTVRPGTNPIFYRYVVAVPDAAKAREALRAHGVETSPPVFWPLHRYLGLPGFPRTEQAYRTALSIPLYPSLREEEVNRILVALEATFTARERHRWRAYSLPSSAR; from the coding sequence ATGTCACCGCATGGTGCTGTAGTCCAGCACTCCCGTCCCACCCTGGACGAGGCGGACGTCCGGGCCGTGGCCGAGGTCCTCCGCTCGGGCCAGATCGCCCAAGGGGAGGTAACCCGGCGGTTCGAGGAGGCGGTGGCCCGGTTCGTGGGCGTGCGGGGCGGGGTGGCCACGAGCTCCGGGACCGCGGCTTTACATCTCGCGCTGGTGGCCCTGGGGGTGGGGCCCGGGGACGAGGTGATCCTGCCCAGCTACACCTGCGTGGCGTTGCTGCAGGCGGCCCGGTACGTGGGCGCAACCCCGAAACTCGTGGATCTGGAGCCCGACGGCTACAACCTCTCCGTGGAGGAAGTCCGGCGGGTCATCACCCGGCGCACCCGGGCCCTCCTGATCCCCCACATGTTCGGGTTCGCCGCGGACATCGAGGCCCTCCGCGGCCTCGAAATTCCCGTGATCGAGGACATCGCCCAGGCCCTGGGCACCACGGTGAGGGGCCGTCCCGTGGGGTCCTTCGGGGACGTGGCGGTCTGCTCCTTCTACGCCACGAAGGTGATCACCACGGGCGAGGGCGGGATGGTGCTCTCGAACTCCGACCTGCTGCTGCGGCGGGTGCGGGAGATGCGGGACTACGACGGCCGGCGGCGCCTGGGGGTCCGGTTTAACTACAAGATCACGGACTTCCAGGCTGCTCTCGGGCTGTCGCAGGTCCACAAGCTCCCGGCCCTCTTGGACCGCCGGCGGCGGCTCGCGGTCCGTTACGCAGAGCGGGTTCGGGCCCTGGGGCTGCGGCCTCCGACCGTGCGGCCCGGAACAAACCCCATTTTTTATCGGTACGTGGTCGCGGTCCCAGATGCGGCCAAGGCCCGGGAGGCGCTGCGGGCCCATGGCGTGGAGACGAGTCCCCCGGTGTTCTGGCCCCTCCACCGGTACCTGGGCCTACCGGGATTCCCGCGCACGGAGCAGGCGTACCGCACCGCCCTCTCGATCCCCCTCTATCCGTCGCTGCGGGAGGAGGAGGTGAACCGGATCCTTGTGGCCCTGGAAGCCACGTTCACCGCACGGGAGAGGCACAGGTGGCGGGCGTACTCCTTGCCTTCTTCTGCGCGCTAG
- a CDS encoding PIG-L deacetylase family protein — protein sequence MEAFFSGQRVLVIAPHPDDEAYGCGGTIARVKAEGGEVFVIVGSVGDLRHYNAEHLLVTAGQRVEELRRAMEVLGVDGYEVLFEDSRHHMRLDAVPRRDLVTLIEREARYSIDRVRPTVVILPHPSYNQDHEALFRAGFAACRPHLPEDKPFVRLVLSCDAPQLCWSPTPFHPNFYVDISEFLEVKLRALRCHASQLRPAPHHGSLMNVERLARLRGAEVSVEAAEAFVCHRMVL from the coding sequence ATGGAGGCTTTCTTTTCGGGCCAGAGGGTCCTCGTGATCGCCCCCCACCCCGACGACGAGGCCTACGGGTGCGGGGGCACCATCGCCAGGGTGAAGGCCGAGGGAGGGGAGGTGTTCGTGATCGTGGGGTCGGTGGGCGACCTCCGGCACTACAACGCCGAGCACCTCCTCGTCACGGCCGGCCAGCGGGTGGAGGAGCTGCGCAGGGCCATGGAGGTCCTGGGGGTGGACGGGTACGAAGTCCTCTTCGAGGACAGCCGCCACCACATGCGCCTGGACGCCGTTCCCCGCCGGGATCTCGTGACGTTGATCGAGCGAGAAGCCCGGTACAGCATCGACCGGGTGCGGCCGACCGTGGTGATCCTCCCCCACCCCAGCTACAACCAGGATCACGAGGCCCTGTTTCGGGCGGGGTTTGCGGCCTGCCGGCCGCACCTGCCGGAGGACAAACCCTTCGTGCGGCTCGTGCTCTCGTGTGACGCCCCGCAGCTGTGCTGGAGCCCCACCCCCTTCCACCCCAACTTCTACGTGGACATCTCGGAGTTCCTGGAGGTGAAGCTGCGGGCGCTCCGCTGCCATGCCTCGCAGCTCCGGCCTGCGCCCCACCACGGGAGCTTGATGAACGTGGAGCGGCTTGCGCGGCTGCGGGGCGCGGAGGTGTCCGTGGAGGCCGCGGAGGCGTTCGTATGTCACCGCATGGTGCTGTAG
- a CDS encoding DUF3782 domain-containing protein produces the protein MPFTVEDLQDLLRLLEQQPQWKEAVRAALWSEAEFASWLRERLPRLLQEDPRFGAEVIGVLQQTLSPRSEFVRVLEEIRALREDFGRRFEVIERTLQLHTERFEAMDRRFEVIERTLQLHTERFEAMDRRFEAIERTLQLHTERFEAMDRRFEALEREMDRRFEAVDRRFEAVDRRFEAVDRRFEALQREMDRRFELQARILAEHSRTLRRMEVGLGSLGRRFGKGFEEAVRATIEEFAGVGPLTAERLVIRDVNGELYGVPNQEVEFDAFVHDGRRFLVEVKGFAEPEDVLNFVRKVEFARRHLAEPFEAVLLAPYATKRAVELARELGVRLLMEPEEEAPDEGN, from the coding sequence ATGCCGTTCACGGTGGAGGACCTGCAGGATCTGCTCCGGCTGCTGGAGCAGCAGCCCCAGTGGAAGGAAGCGGTGCGGGCCGCCCTCTGGAGCGAGGCGGAGTTCGCCTCTTGGCTTCGGGAGAGGCTTCCCAGGTTGCTGCAGGAGGACCCCCGGTTCGGGGCAGAGGTGATCGGAGTCCTCCAGCAGACCCTGAGTCCCCGGTCGGAGTTCGTACGGGTGCTGGAGGAGATCCGGGCCCTCCGGGAGGACTTCGGCCGCCGGTTTGAGGTCATCGAGCGGACCTTGCAGCTCCACACGGAGCGGTTCGAGGCCATGGACCGCCGGTTTGAGGTCATCGAGCGGACCTTGCAGCTCCACACGGAGCGGTTCGAGGCCATGGACCGCCGGTTTGAGGCCATCGAGCGGACCTTGCAGCTCCACACGGAGCGGTTCGAGGCCATGGACCGCCGGTTTGAGGCCTTGGAGCGGGAGATGGACCGCCGGTTCGAGGCGGTGGACCGGCGGTTCGAGGCGGTGGACCGGCGGTTCGAGGCGGTGGACCGGCGGTTCGAGGCCCTGCAGCGGGAGATGGACCGCCGGTTCGAGCTGCAGGCGAGGATCCTGGCCGAGCACAGCAGAACCCTGCGCCGGATGGAGGTAGGGCTAGGGAGTCTCGGCCGCCGGTTCGGGAAGGGATTCGAGGAGGCCGTGCGGGCCACCATCGAGGAGTTCGCGGGCGTCGGCCCCCTCACAGCGGAGCGCCTCGTGATCCGGGACGTGAACGGCGAGCTGTACGGGGTACCCAACCAGGAGGTGGAGTTCGACGCCTTCGTGCACGACGGGCGGCGGTTCCTGGTGGAGGTGAAGGGTTTCGCGGAGCCGGAGGACGTCCTGAACTTCGTCCGGAAGGTGGAGTTCGCCCGCCGCCACCTTGCCGAGCCCTTCGAGGCGGTGCTCCTCGCGCCGTACGCCACGAAGCGGGCCGTGGAACTGGCCCGGGAGCTGGGGGTGCGGCTCCTGATGGAGCCCGAGGAGGAAGCCCCCGACGAGGGAAACTAG